One segment of Paraburkholderia sp. PGU19 DNA contains the following:
- a CDS encoding D-cysteine desulfhydrase family protein, which yields MSTAPALDLTAFPRYALIEGPTLIQHLSRLSKLLGDVDIYVKRDDLTGLGGGGSKLRKLEFLLGEALAQGADTVITVGARQSNHARLTAAAAARAGLACEVVLTRMVPREDDDYIHNGNVLLDSLLGARIHDLPGGADAMAFAQNRADELRNAGHKVYLAPMGGSSAIGNLGYAACAAEILEQARALGVSFDRIAVPNGSSGTQAGLVAGLLAVGEDPTRVVSHNVLATHENTLSNTRLKAKETLALLRPDAVLSDASVIVQDGQRGEGYGIPTDAMREAVRLLASVEGLLLDPVYSGKAFAGLLHDIRSKTFAPGSKVLFLMTGGLPGLFAYRSAF from the coding sequence ATGTCGACCGCACCCGCTCTCGATCTCACCGCCTTTCCTCGTTACGCATTGATCGAAGGGCCTACGCTGATTCAACATCTCAGCCGCTTGAGCAAGCTGCTCGGCGACGTGGATATCTACGTCAAGCGCGACGATCTCACCGGCCTCGGCGGTGGCGGCAGCAAGCTCAGGAAACTCGAGTTCCTGTTGGGCGAAGCGCTTGCGCAGGGCGCGGACACGGTCATCACGGTGGGCGCGCGCCAGTCGAATCACGCGCGGCTCACGGCCGCAGCGGCGGCGCGTGCGGGCCTTGCGTGCGAGGTCGTGCTGACGCGCATGGTGCCGCGCGAAGACGACGATTACATCCACAATGGCAACGTGCTGCTCGACTCGCTGCTCGGCGCGCGCATTCACGATCTGCCTGGCGGTGCCGACGCGATGGCGTTCGCGCAGAATCGCGCGGACGAACTTCGCAATGCCGGACACAAGGTGTATCTCGCGCCGATGGGCGGCTCGTCGGCTATCGGCAATCTTGGCTATGCGGCGTGCGCGGCGGAAATTCTCGAACAGGCGCGCGCATTGGGTGTTTCGTTCGACCGCATTGCAGTGCCCAACGGCAGCAGCGGCACGCAGGCGGGCCTTGTCGCCGGCTTGCTGGCGGTGGGCGAGGACCCGACGCGTGTCGTTTCGCACAATGTTCTGGCGACGCATGAGAACACGTTGTCCAACACGCGATTGAAGGCGAAGGAAACGCTTGCGCTGCTGCGGCCCGACGCGGTGCTTTCCGACGCGAGTGTGATCGTTCAGGACGGACAGCGCGGCGAAGGCTACGGCATTCCCACGGACGCAATGCGCGAAGCCGTGCGGCTTCTGGCGAGCGTCGAAGGCCTGCTTCTGGACCCCGTGTATAGCGGGAAGGCGTTCGCGGGACTGCTGCACGACATTCGTAGCAAGACGTTTGCGCCAGGCTCGAAGGTGCTGTTCCTGATGACGGGCGGCCTGCCGGGACTGTTCGCGTATCGCAGCGCATTTTGA
- a CDS encoding DoxX family protein, protein MMLHSQTRDARVSHSSLAKQGGVTALRAAVIERLSRALSPSLLLLVARFGIAATFFLSGRTKVTGLLTIKPSTFALFSSEYALPLIPPEIAAHLATYAEHLCPILLVLGLFTRSAALVLLGMTAVIEIFVYPDAWPTHLTWAGLLLPLIAHGAGKWSVDHLLGRSRTTD, encoded by the coding sequence ATGATGCTGCACTCCCAAACCCGCGACGCGCGCGTTTCCCACTCGTCCCTCGCGAAACAGGGCGGCGTGACGGCACTCCGCGCGGCCGTCATCGAGCGCTTGTCGCGCGCGCTTTCGCCTTCGCTACTGTTGCTGGTGGCGCGCTTCGGTATCGCAGCCACCTTCTTTCTGTCGGGACGCACGAAAGTAACGGGCCTGCTGACGATCAAGCCGTCGACGTTTGCCCTGTTCAGCTCGGAATACGCATTGCCGCTGATTCCGCCGGAGATTGCCGCGCACCTCGCCACGTATGCGGAACACCTGTGCCCGATCCTGCTCGTGCTCGGATTGTTCACGCGCTCTGCCGCGTTGGTGCTGCTGGGCATGACGGCTGTAATCGAGATCTTTGTCTATCCCGACGCATGGCCGACGCATCTGACGTGGGCAGGTCTGCTTCTTCCGCTGATCGCGCATGGCGCAGGCAAATGGTCGGTCGATCATCTGCTGGGCCGCTCACGCACGACGGACTGA
- a CDS encoding thioredoxin family protein gives MFSRIKTLTTVVAIAAVAGLGAMIANSGAATAVPAETNRAAPEFAGIDQWLNSPPLTMQQLRGKVVLVDFWTYTCVNCVNTLPHVEKLYQKYKDQGLVVVGVHTPEYAFEHETKKVKAAIAEYGLHYPVAQDNQYATWNAYGNQYWPAVYLIDKQGQIVYSHFGEGDYDKTEAAVREQLARAG, from the coding sequence ATGTTCTCCCGAATCAAAACCCTGACTACCGTCGTCGCAATTGCCGCCGTTGCCGGGCTGGGTGCAATGATCGCCAACAGCGGCGCCGCGACAGCCGTTCCTGCCGAAACCAACCGCGCTGCGCCGGAATTCGCTGGCATCGATCAATGGCTGAATTCACCGCCTCTGACGATGCAGCAACTGCGCGGAAAAGTCGTGCTCGTCGATTTCTGGACGTACACGTGCGTCAACTGCGTCAATACGCTGCCGCATGTCGAGAAGCTGTATCAGAAGTACAAGGATCAAGGCCTGGTCGTGGTCGGCGTGCACACGCCTGAATATGCGTTCGAGCACGAGACGAAAAAGGTCAAGGCGGCGATTGCCGAATACGGGCTGCACTACCCCGTCGCGCAGGACAACCAGTACGCGACGTGGAACGCTTATGGCAATCAATACTGGCCTGCCGTCTATCTGATCGACAAGCAGGGGCAGATCGTCTATAGCCATTTCGGCGAAGGCGATTACGACAAGACGGAAGCGGCCGTCCGCGAGCAACTGGCGCGCGCGGGTTGA
- a CDS encoding 4-oxalocrotonate tautomerase family protein, producing MPIVTIQVTREGTKPGADCVTAEEKARLIKGVSQVLLDVLNKPLESTFVVIEEVLTDNWGWGGLPALEYRKLKAAKSA from the coding sequence ATGCCGATTGTCACCATTCAGGTTACGCGAGAAGGGACGAAGCCCGGCGCGGATTGCGTGACGGCCGAAGAAAAGGCGCGACTCATCAAGGGCGTGAGCCAGGTGTTGCTCGACGTGCTGAACAAGCCGCTCGAATCCACCTTTGTTGTGATCGAGGAAGTGCTGACGGACAATTGGGGCTGGGGCGGTCTGCCTGCCCTCGAGTATCGAAAGCTCAAAGCAGCGAAATCAGCCTGA
- a CDS encoding DUF692 domain-containing protein, which translates to MLSSNPRFAGYGLGLRKEHYRDFLETNVPVDFVEVISENFIVDGGQPRDILRRVREKHPVVLHGVSMSIGSADGVDRDYLRRLKSLVDEIEPLFVSDHLSWSRIGRFNSHDLLPVPYTDEALDTVCANIDIAQNALGRQMLFENPSSYLAFDGATMTEWEFISTMSKRTGCGLLLDVNNIFVSATNHGFDALAYLDGLPVDRVHQIHLAGHSQSRDLLIDTHDSPVCDEVWALYENAMARLGPVATMIERDGNVPPLNELLRELWIARKLGAHAQQDARVAHDTPIAEAA; encoded by the coding sequence ATGCTCTCTTCTAATCCCCGCTTTGCAGGCTATGGCCTTGGCCTGCGCAAGGAACACTATCGCGACTTCCTGGAAACGAATGTTCCCGTCGATTTCGTCGAAGTCATTTCCGAGAACTTCATAGTCGATGGCGGTCAGCCGCGCGACATTCTGCGGCGCGTGCGCGAGAAGCATCCCGTCGTGCTGCATGGCGTGTCGATGTCGATCGGCTCTGCGGATGGCGTCGACCGTGACTATCTGCGCCGCCTGAAGTCGCTCGTCGATGAGATCGAACCGCTGTTCGTGTCCGATCACCTGAGCTGGTCGCGCATCGGCCGCTTCAATTCGCACGACTTGTTGCCCGTCCCTTATACCGACGAAGCACTCGACACCGTCTGCGCGAATATCGACATCGCGCAGAACGCGCTCGGCCGCCAGATGCTGTTCGAGAATCCGTCCAGTTATCTCGCGTTCGACGGCGCAACGATGACCGAGTGGGAATTCATTTCCACGATGTCGAAGCGCACCGGCTGTGGCCTGCTCCTCGACGTGAACAATATCTTCGTGAGCGCGACGAACCACGGTTTCGATGCGCTCGCCTATCTCGACGGATTGCCCGTCGATCGCGTGCATCAGATCCATCTCGCGGGACACTCGCAAAGCCGCGATCTGTTGATCGACACGCACGATAGCCCCGTGTGCGATGAAGTGTGGGCACTCTATGAGAACGCGATGGCGCGGCTCGGTCCTGTCGCGACGATGATCGAGCGCGATGGCAACGTGCCGCCGTTGAACGAACTGCTGAGAGAACTGTGGATCGCGCGCAAGCTCGGCGCTCATGCGCAACAGGACGCACGGGTCGCACATGACACGCCCATTGCGGAGGCTGCATGA
- a CDS encoding organic hydroperoxide resistance protein: MSLEKALYTAHATATGGRDGRATVPEANLEFKLTTPTELGGKGGDGANPEQLFAAGYSACFIGAMKFVAARDKIAMPADASIDSSVGIGPIPNGFGIEVEMKISLPGMERSAAQDLVNKAHIVCPYSNATRNNIDVKLTLV, from the coding sequence ATGTCGCTCGAAAAGGCGCTTTACACTGCACACGCAACCGCGACGGGAGGCCGCGACGGCCGCGCGACGGTGCCCGAAGCCAACCTTGAATTCAAGCTCACCACGCCGACGGAACTGGGCGGAAAAGGCGGTGACGGCGCGAACCCGGAGCAACTGTTCGCCGCCGGTTACAGCGCCTGCTTTATCGGTGCGATGAAATTCGTTGCCGCACGCGATAAGATCGCGATGCCCGCAGATGCGTCGATCGACAGCAGCGTCGGGATCGGGCCGATTCCAAATGGGTTCGGCATCGAAGTCGAGATGAAAATATCATTGCCGGGTATGGAGCGCAGTGCCGCTCAAGATCTGGTCAACAAGGCTCACATCGTGTGCCCGTATTCGAATGCGACGCGTAATAACATCGACGTGAAGCTCACGCTCGTCTGA
- a CDS encoding MmgE/PrpD family protein encodes MSTHTAVERIGRFADVAHASHLTPQTRHLLKRNILDSLGCAIAALPGSPFKALREQFDEYRSGGTCTLIGGGSTSPDQAALYNSALVRYVDLLDSYMSPGGLCHPSDNFGAVLAAAEHASADGESFMLALAVAYEIGCRITAIVPVMAKGFNHAIQLAISSAAASGKLLGLDADQIAHAIAIATVDNISLSCVHSEPVSYWKGFSPGITCMRAVYSASLAKRGFTGPLRLFEGPNGLVRMFDQPVEVDWEDSSLEVVHQTVMKKYCSLIHGQPVLEATLELKRAHGITGGDVEDVACDIFQMGYDIAGGGGFGAKDDPQTKEQADYNLKYLIAAALLDDQVGPAQLEPARVQAADAQALLKKVTIRPDAAFSAQYPQALNTRITIRCRDGRVVSKEHVGFEGGLDNPFTWERTVEKFNWLSEPYADEAMRGQIVDLVSRLEEHDISELMQLLTKVNREAVYPAKHPGIQ; translated from the coding sequence ATGAGCACTCATACCGCTGTCGAACGTATCGGCCGGTTTGCCGACGTTGCGCACGCCAGTCATCTCACGCCGCAGACCCGGCACTTGCTGAAGCGGAACATACTGGACAGCCTGGGGTGTGCAATTGCCGCATTGCCAGGCTCGCCTTTCAAGGCGCTTCGGGAGCAGTTCGACGAATATCGCAGCGGCGGTACCTGCACGCTGATTGGCGGCGGCTCGACTTCTCCGGATCAGGCGGCGTTGTACAACTCGGCTCTGGTGCGCTATGTGGATCTGCTCGACAGCTATATGTCGCCAGGCGGTCTTTGTCATCCGAGCGACAACTTTGGCGCAGTATTGGCCGCCGCCGAGCACGCATCGGCGGACGGCGAATCGTTCATGCTGGCGCTCGCGGTTGCGTATGAGATCGGCTGCCGCATTACGGCAATCGTTCCTGTCATGGCAAAGGGTTTCAATCACGCGATTCAACTGGCGATTTCATCAGCCGCTGCTTCGGGAAAGCTGCTTGGCCTCGATGCAGATCAAATCGCGCATGCGATCGCCATCGCAACCGTCGACAACATCTCGCTCTCCTGCGTTCACTCCGAACCCGTGTCGTACTGGAAGGGCTTTTCTCCGGGCATAACCTGTATGCGGGCTGTTTATTCGGCGTCGCTTGCGAAGCGCGGTTTTACGGGGCCGCTACGCCTTTTCGAAGGACCGAACGGACTCGTGCGGATGTTCGATCAGCCGGTCGAAGTGGATTGGGAGGATTCGAGCCTGGAGGTCGTTCATCAGACTGTGATGAAGAAGTACTGTTCGCTGATTCACGGCCAACCCGTGCTCGAAGCCACGCTGGAACTCAAGCGCGCGCACGGCATAACGGGCGGCGACGTCGAAGATGTGGCTTGCGACATCTTCCAGATGGGCTATGACATCGCGGGCGGCGGCGGCTTCGGTGCAAAAGACGACCCGCAAACGAAAGAGCAGGCCGACTATAACCTCAAGTATCTGATTGCCGCGGCCTTGCTCGACGATCAGGTCGGTCCCGCGCAACTGGAACCCGCGCGTGTCCAGGCAGCCGACGCGCAGGCGCTGCTGAAGAAGGTCACGATACGTCCCGACGCCGCCTTCTCGGCCCAATACCCGCAGGCATTGAATACGCGCATCACGATCCGCTGCCGCGATGGCCGTGTGGTGTCGAAGGAGCATGTGGGATTCGAAGGCGGTCTCGACAATCCGTTCACGTGGGAGCGGACTGTCGAAAAATTCAACTGGCTAAGCGAGCCCTATGCGGACGAAGCGATGCGTGGCCAGATCGTCGATCTCGTTTCCAGACTCGAAGAACACGACATTTCGGAGTTGATGCAACTCCTCACGAAAGTCAATCGAGAAGCGGTGTACCCGGCAAAGCATCCGGGAATTCAATAA
- a CDS encoding DNA-binding domain-containing protein: MTLAAWQQDFRSWLTDASEEAARRVGGDASRGLSVYQNNYRGHLIECLEHSFPQVRTLLGEDAFLHAAVTHINHHPPHAWTLDAYAYGFGDTLGVLFPHNPDVHELAWIENALAEAFVAPDAQPLPLDALASVDWDAARLRFTPSLRHRPATTNADGIWSALFANTEAPESEMLDEPGGLIVWRRQFVSCLKRVDAAEYEALLHLQENQSFATLCDRLVERLGDADGVAKAGALLAGWLGSELIVGVETV, translated from the coding sequence ATGACACTCGCTGCCTGGCAACAGGACTTCCGCTCGTGGCTTACGGATGCATCGGAAGAAGCCGCCCGCCGCGTCGGCGGCGATGCATCACGCGGATTGTCGGTCTACCAGAACAACTATCGCGGGCACTTGATCGAATGCCTCGAGCATTCGTTTCCACAGGTACGGACGTTGCTTGGCGAGGATGCGTTTCTGCATGCCGCCGTGACACACATCAACCACCATCCGCCGCACGCGTGGACGCTCGACGCGTACGCATACGGTTTCGGCGACACGCTGGGCGTGCTGTTTCCGCACAACCCCGACGTGCACGAACTCGCGTGGATCGAAAATGCGCTGGCCGAAGCCTTCGTTGCGCCTGACGCGCAGCCGCTGCCGCTCGACGCGCTCGCTTCCGTCGACTGGGACGCAGCGCGGCTGCGCTTTACGCCGTCGCTCAGGCATCGCCCCGCCACGACGAATGCAGACGGCATCTGGTCCGCCCTATTCGCCAACACCGAGGCGCCCGAAAGCGAAATGCTCGACGAGCCGGGCGGCCTGATCGTCTGGCGGCGGCAGTTCGTGTCGTGTCTCAAGCGCGTCGATGCCGCCGAGTACGAAGCGCTCCTTCATCTGCAGGAAAATCAAAGCTTTGCAACACTATGCGATCGGCTCGTCGAGCGTCTGGGTGACGCGGATGGCGTGGCGAAAGCGGGTGCGCTGCTGGCGGGATGGCTGGGCAGCGAACTCATCGTGGGTGTGGAGACCGTCTGA
- a CDS encoding DUF2282 domain-containing protein, translated as MKSTRAALAATFALSLTVLATSAHAGSEQAKPQEKCFGVSLAGKNDCAAGPGTSCAGTSKVDYQGDAFVMVDKGTCTTIKTPKGYGALKAKS; from the coding sequence ATGAAAAGCACTCGCGCAGCACTCGCCGCCACGTTCGCCCTTTCGCTCACTGTCCTCGCCACCAGCGCACATGCCGGGTCCGAGCAGGCCAAGCCTCAAGAGAAATGCTTCGGTGTGTCGCTCGCCGGCAAGAACGATTGCGCAGCCGGCCCCGGTACGAGCTGCGCAGGCACGTCGAAGGTCGACTATCAGGGCGACGCGTTCGTCATGGTCGACAAGGGCACCTGCACGACGATCAAGACGCCGAAGGGCTACGGCGCGCTGAAGGCGAAGTCATGA
- a CDS encoding alpha/beta hydrolase yields the protein MRILSTLTLAAAALAVSGAAFAATPDTPAGVKNIVIVHGAFTDGSGWRAVHDILIHKGYNVRIVQQPMTTLEEDVAATNNAVIGQTGPVVLVGHGYGGAVITEAGARPKVKALVYVAAFQPDVGESVNQLAGSMPKLTDGVQKTIDGHYYFDPAKYGTDYAGDLVSNRTDFMAVSQVPATVADFASAPYTVAWHDKPTYGIVATDDRVINPDLQRWMYKRAGSKVTEVKASHAIEISQPEAVAKVIEEAALHAK from the coding sequence ATGCGCATTCTTTCGACTTTGACCCTCGCTGCGGCAGCGCTCGCCGTTTCAGGCGCGGCATTCGCCGCAACGCCGGACACACCGGCGGGCGTGAAGAACATCGTGATCGTTCACGGTGCCTTCACCGACGGCTCCGGCTGGCGCGCGGTGCACGACATCCTGATTCACAAGGGCTATAACGTCCGCATCGTCCAGCAACCGATGACGACGCTCGAAGAAGACGTCGCCGCGACGAACAACGCCGTCATCGGACAGACGGGCCCCGTGGTGCTCGTCGGCCATGGCTACGGCGGCGCCGTCATCACGGAAGCGGGTGCGCGTCCCAAGGTGAAGGCGCTGGTCTACGTCGCCGCATTTCAGCCCGACGTCGGCGAAAGCGTGAACCAGCTGGCGGGCTCGATGCCGAAGCTCACCGACGGCGTGCAGAAGACCATCGACGGTCACTACTACTTCGACCCCGCCAAATACGGCACGGACTACGCCGGCGATCTGGTGTCGAACCGCACCGACTTCATGGCCGTTTCGCAGGTGCCCGCCACTGTCGCCGACTTTGCCTCCGCGCCGTACACGGTCGCATGGCATGACAAGCCGACCTACGGCATCGTCGCGACCGACGACCGCGTGATCAACCCCGACCTGCAACGCTGGATGTACAAGCGTGCGGGTTCGAAGGTCACGGAAGTGAAGGCAAGCCATGCGATCGAGATCTCGCAGCCCGAAGCGGTCGCGAAGGTCATCGAAGAAGCCGCGCTGCACGCGAAATAA